A genome region from Candidatus Finniella inopinata includes the following:
- a CDS encoding pentapeptide repeat-containing protein: MPTQLKPNLPYLLDNHQEWLRLVHNNEKILTEDQRNLRGDISGLRFSQEDFSDRDLSYMKMENTHFEGCTFFNSILKGVWALDVYFDECEFVETNLSHAYGKRAEFSGSTLIHSDLSHSVWLDADFGQANFADVLAIGAFFEGATFEETVIKNADFRFAHLNKKTSRNRVYEPF, from the coding sequence ATGCCAACCCAATTAAAACCTAACCTTCCATACCTTTTAGACAATCATCAGGAATGGCTCAGACTAGTTCACAATAATGAAAAAATCTTAACAGAAGACCAAAGAAATCTTCGAGGGGATATCAGCGGCTTAAGATTTAGCCAAGAAGATTTTTCGGACCGCGATCTTTCTTACATGAAAATGGAGAACACTCATTTTGAGGGATGTACCTTCTTTAATTCAATCTTGAAGGGTGTGTGGGCGCTGGATGTCTATTTTGATGAGTGTGAGTTTGTAGAGACAAACCTTTCCCATGCTTATGGTAAACGAGCGGAGTTTAGTGGATCTACGTTAATTCACTCTGATCTTAGCCATTCTGTTTGGCTGGATGCAGACTTTGGGCAGGCAAACTTTGCTGATGTTCTGGCAATTGGTGCCTTTTTTGAGGGAGCTACCTTTGAGGAAACGGTCATAAAAAACGCTGATTTTCGGTTTGCTCATCTTAACAAAAAAACCAGCAGGAATCGAGTCTATGAGCCGTTTTGA
- a CDS encoding transcriptional regulator codes for MASNINRCNHEFIQKAIDLVGGATALAKKLNVSYHTVLTWKNGRSSVSTTNCQKIEKATDGKVKAKDILPDYPWDELK; via the coding sequence ATGGCGTCAAATATAAATAGATGCAATCACGAATTCATCCAAAAAGCCATAGATCTGGTTGGAGGAGCAACGGCTCTCGCAAAAAAACTAAACGTTTCTTACCATACCGTTCTGACTTGGAAAAACGGGAGGTCTTCTGTTTCAACAACAAACTGTCAAAAAATAGAAAAGGCTACAGATGGAAAAGTAAAAGCCAAGGATATATTGCCAGATTACCCATGGGATGAATTAAAATGA
- a CDS encoding DnaA N-terminal domain-containing protein produces the protein MSDMGQSRLLLSESSCLLYQPELADKIGRVEALVLQSIHYWINSKNESIGKIHQGKRWIYNSYKAWAEEIHMYSEKTIFRAIRNLEKMGILISESLHAFKGNRTKWYTIIYEKLFSFLDSFPSQEEKKPTDKKMTRWSGHGDQITTENTSDTGLNRASARDPLQPLVEKEQPLAVEVSITEQEPAFSIEEEAFKVLDLINTQLDKPLDIFQPIFKNTIIKRMRTHFGAGKGGLDRFREYCAKWAANAFLMGKKAMRSGDLFRCSIGSILSEKMIEDSWENKGFFQVYAPLTEPTPPTPQEENEMGRRSELAPLPPLTLCDVLESAQTPLDKAVKTRLYKALGDVTYQAWFHTTGFVAKGLKNGELDFFISSGFAREYVVTHYGTQMKKAFEFASYGEQGTEGLRGGSLA, from the coding sequence ATGTCCGATATGGGACAATCGCGTCTATTGTTGAGTGAGAGTTCCTGTCTTTTGTACCAACCAGAGCTGGCTGACAAGATAGGAAGGGTAGAGGCTCTTGTCTTGCAGTCCATCCATTACTGGATCAACTCCAAGAACGAGTCGATTGGAAAAATTCACCAAGGCAAACGATGGATTTACAATTCCTACAAGGCGTGGGCTGAGGAGATTCATATGTATTCTGAAAAAACCATCTTCAGGGCCATTCGAAACCTCGAAAAGATGGGAATCTTGATTTCAGAATCGCTTCATGCTTTTAAAGGGAATCGAACGAAGTGGTACACGATTATATATGAGAAGCTCTTCTCGTTCCTCGACTCTTTTCCCTCTCAAGAGGAAAAAAAACCAACAGACAAAAAAATGACCAGATGGTCTGGTCATGGTGACCAGATCACTACAGAGAATACTTCAGATACAGGTTTAAACCGCGCAAGCGCGCGTGACCCCCTTCAACCTCTGGTTGAAAAAGAACAGCCCTTGGCTGTAGAGGTATCGATTACAGAGCAAGAACCTGCTTTTTCAATTGAGGAAGAGGCCTTCAAGGTTTTAGACCTCATCAACACCCAACTGGATAAACCTCTAGACATTTTCCAACCGATCTTCAAAAACACGATTATCAAACGGATGCGAACGCATTTTGGGGCAGGGAAGGGGGGTCTGGACCGGTTTCGAGAGTACTGTGCCAAATGGGCAGCCAATGCCTTCTTGATGGGAAAGAAAGCCATGAGGAGTGGGGACCTGTTTCGATGCAGCATCGGCTCGATCCTGTCGGAAAAAATGATTGAGGATTCTTGGGAAAACAAAGGCTTTTTCCAGGTTTATGCTCCGCTTACGGAACCAACCCCCCCAACCCCTCAAGAGGAGAATGAAATGGGAAGACGATCAGAATTGGCGCCCTTACCCCCGTTAACTTTATGTGACGTTTTGGAATCCGCTCAGACGCCTTTGGACAAGGCGGTGAAGACAAGGCTTTACAAGGCTTTAGGGGATGTGACCTATCAAGCCTGGTTCCACACCACAGGCTTCGTGGCGAAGGGCTTGAAGAACGGGGAGTTGGACTTTTTCATCAGCAGTGGATTTGCCAGGGAGTACGTGGTCACGCACTATGGAACCCAGATGAAAAAAGCTTTTGAGTTTGCCTCCTATGGGGAACAAGGAACGGAAGGGTTAAGGGGAGGGAGCTTGGCATGA
- a CDS encoding helix-turn-helix domain-containing protein, producing MINTFTHDHFCYWIDKMDISYEEAAELLGVSLSTIENYAYGLVKISPDHATACRLLLKFKTKRLNGIIDT from the coding sequence ATGATCAACACATTTACCCACGACCATTTTTGTTATTGGATCGACAAAATGGATATTTCCTACGAGGAAGCCGCTGAGTTGCTGGGAGTCAGTCTTTCCACGATTGAGAACTATGCCTATGGCCTTGTAAAAATATCCCCAGACCATGCGACGGCGTGTCGGTTGTTGTTGAAATTTAAAACCAAACGGTTGAATGGGATAATAGATACCTGA
- a CDS encoding type IV secretory system conjugative DNA transfer family protein, with translation MNVVETFHDLRASLPSETKRSILNPVSLKWRFSFKDTFLTGLVLWLILWLSFWYIFTALGVQHPGDRGADIGSLGMFCFWLWPFLSLIKMGLKLFKPRWEIWNRYSKPQQFVACLALVAVVGNLVDSSYTFLQPYLKRYQILQENKKTPPLRKSSKKHRASPPPSFCALYLGNRLFAWPVASFFLFCLMLWLSVRDPKPKKQSLKNSPASPLPFSLWLGQSTGKLSRLWHPAGLSSEQEIGLSLEDAAQNILILGAIGSGKTTRGMNPLLLQLLDQDCGGLIFDIKGDFKQAVFYLANMTNREPTLVGVGQQSLNLLAGLSPEMASSFLKSAFLLSNTKMDSFWTDTATELFRNTLGILLFVPEQYHLNGIYRYLFDETFQQRVLKKAIEKSKSDLDERLFISYHQYVHVLFNSFDQKIRDGVMASMMQILSPFQHPSLVDAFCSPQSVQTHPMEAVLDGALYVVDLPLAQWGLGGKIVYTLIKLRFFNVMQQRAIQPNWNQTRPVFFMCDEYQEIVSANKDGLSDLNFWDKSRSSKTIGILSAQSVSSFYAAIGDRDLVHALLQNFRQKLVFRVEDDWTIGYCNRLLGQVETQRLVHSSSSGERGSRSSTQSIHYQQKDLIDGQLFRQMNPDQVLSLLSVPGKAADDILTVKPIFVS, from the coding sequence ATGAATGTCGTTGAAACCTTCCATGACTTAAGAGCTTCTCTTCCCTCCGAAACTAAACGGAGCATTCTCAACCCCGTTTCTTTAAAATGGCGTTTTTCATTTAAAGATACCTTTCTTACGGGTCTCGTCTTGTGGTTGATTCTATGGCTAAGTTTTTGGTATATCTTCACCGCTTTGGGCGTTCAACATCCTGGTGACAGAGGGGCAGACATAGGATCCTTGGGGATGTTTTGTTTTTGGTTATGGCCTTTTCTGTCCTTAATAAAAATGGGGTTGAAGCTCTTTAAACCACGATGGGAAATTTGGAATCGTTATTCAAAACCGCAACAATTTGTGGCTTGCCTCGCTTTGGTGGCTGTCGTCGGCAATTTGGTTGATTCCAGTTACACTTTTCTGCAACCTTACCTGAAACGGTATCAGATCCTTCAAGAAAACAAAAAAACCCCTCCCCTTCGAAAATCTTCCAAAAAACACAGGGCTTCTCCTCCCCCCTCTTTTTGTGCTCTTTACTTGGGAAATAGGCTATTTGCTTGGCCTGTTGCTTCTTTCTTCCTTTTCTGTCTCATGCTCTGGCTCTCTGTAAGAGATCCCAAGCCAAAAAAACAGTCCCTTAAAAACAGTCCTGCATCTCCCTTGCCCTTTTCCTTATGGTTAGGACAATCAACAGGGAAACTTTCTCGCCTTTGGCATCCAGCCGGCCTTTCTTCTGAACAAGAAATTGGTCTCAGCCTTGAGGACGCCGCCCAGAACATTTTAATCCTGGGAGCCATAGGATCGGGCAAAACGACACGAGGGATGAACCCCCTCCTCCTCCAACTGCTTGATCAAGATTGTGGAGGTTTAATCTTCGATATAAAAGGAGATTTTAAACAAGCCGTTTTCTATCTCGCCAACATGACAAACAGAGAGCCAACCTTAGTTGGCGTTGGTCAACAGTCTCTTAATTTATTGGCAGGGTTGTCGCCTGAAATGGCCTCTTCGTTTCTAAAATCGGCTTTCCTTTTGTCCAACACTAAAATGGATAGTTTTTGGACTGATACCGCAACAGAGCTTTTCAGAAACACGTTGGGCATTCTTTTATTTGTCCCTGAGCAGTACCATCTGAACGGCATTTATCGATACCTCTTTGATGAAACTTTTCAACAAAGAGTGTTAAAAAAAGCCATTGAAAAAAGTAAGTCCGATTTAGACGAACGGCTTTTTATAAGCTATCATCAGTATGTTCATGTTCTTTTTAATTCGTTTGACCAAAAGATACGGGATGGGGTTATGGCGAGCATGATGCAAATTCTCTCCCCTTTTCAACATCCAAGCTTAGTTGATGCTTTTTGTTCTCCTCAATCGGTCCAAACACACCCGATGGAAGCGGTTCTGGACGGCGCTCTCTATGTGGTGGATCTGCCGCTTGCTCAGTGGGGCTTAGGGGGTAAAATTGTCTACACTTTGATTAAATTACGGTTCTTTAATGTCATGCAACAAAGAGCCATCCAACCTAACTGGAACCAAACCAGACCTGTCTTTTTTATGTGCGATGAATATCAAGAAATTGTAAGCGCCAATAAAGACGGCCTGAGTGACCTTAACTTTTGGGACAAATCCAGAAGCAGTAAAACCATCGGCATCCTCTCCGCTCAATCTGTCAGTAGCTTTTATGCAGCTATTGGTGATCGGGACCTTGTTCATGCTTTGTTACAAAACTTCCGACAAAAGTTGGTCTTTCGTGTCGAAGATGATTGGACGATTGGTTACTGCAACCGCTTGTTAGGCCAAGTCGAAACACAGAGGCTTGTTCATAGTTCAAGCTCTGGAGAGCGTGGCTCCCGTTCTTCCACCCAATCCATTCACTATCAGCAAAAAGACCTCATTGATGGGCAGCTCTTCCGACAAATGAATCCTGACCAAGTTCTGTCACTTCTTTCCGTACCAGGAAAAGCCGCTGATGACATCTTAACAGTTAAACCCATCTTTGTGTCTTAG
- the traD gene encoding conjugal transfer protein TraD has protein sequence MEKNARTRTLIQLGGLLVKSGLVDYVGIPIEVDLENSPEHKDKAYELLKILDRSLKRETRITSLKKGT, from the coding sequence ATGGAAAAAAATGCACGAACAAGAACCCTCATCCAACTCGGCGGCCTGTTAGTTAAATCTGGCCTCGTCGACTATGTCGGTATACCGATCGAAGTTGATTTAGAAAATAGTCCAGAGCACAAAGATAAAGCTTACGAACTTCTCAAAATCTTGGATCGGTCACTCAAACGCGAAACAAGGATAACGTCTTTGAAAAAAGGAACATAA